One segment of Rhodanobacter thiooxydans DNA contains the following:
- a CDS encoding YncE family protein: MATALLCLAVLPVSGHAASFYRLQSAVTLPGKAPAWDYLSYDAARSYLFIGRRHDGVTVFDVATHKVVAAIADSAGANKAILVPSLGLGYTVNGDGSTTEFELKSLKTMRRIHFGNDADAGSFEPVTGQLIFTMGDSGKVAFMDARSGKPVATLPMSSHHIEASAPDGHGNLFVAERDRDAVVRIDARTHAVTATWPTAPCHQPTGLDYDPASRRIFVGCRSDQPLLAVLNAESGAVVASLPIGRGNDGVAFDPATHRIYAANGLDADLMVIDQQSPDRYRLEQAVTTRPMARTLALDPQRGRVYLVAAEGGVDPARKVDTAVAPFYPNFYFDNSFTVLTYREN, translated from the coding sequence ATGGCGACCGCGCTGCTGTGCCTGGCGGTGCTGCCGGTATCCGGCCACGCCGCCAGCTTCTATCGGCTGCAATCGGCCGTGACCTTGCCGGGCAAGGCCCCGGCGTGGGACTACCTCAGCTATGACGCCGCGCGCTCGTACCTGTTCATCGGCCGCCGCCACGACGGCGTCACCGTGTTCGACGTGGCGACGCACAAGGTGGTGGCCGCCATCGCCGACTCCGCCGGTGCAAACAAGGCGATCCTGGTGCCGTCGCTGGGGCTGGGCTACACCGTCAACGGTGACGGCTCGACCACCGAGTTCGAGCTCAAGTCGCTGAAGACGATGCGGCGCATCCACTTCGGCAACGACGCCGATGCCGGCAGTTTCGAGCCGGTGACCGGGCAGTTGATATTCACCATGGGCGACAGCGGGAAAGTCGCCTTCATGGACGCCCGCAGCGGCAAGCCGGTGGCGACGCTGCCGATGTCCAGCCATCACATTGAGGCATCGGCGCCAGACGGCCACGGCAACCTGTTCGTGGCCGAGCGCGATCGCGATGCGGTGGTGCGCATCGACGCCCGCACGCACGCGGTCACCGCCACCTGGCCGACCGCGCCGTGCCACCAGCCCACCGGACTGGACTACGACCCGGCGAGCCGGCGCATCTTTGTCGGCTGCCGCAGCGACCAGCCGCTGCTGGCCGTGCTGAACGCGGAAAGCGGCGCCGTGGTGGCCAGCCTGCCGATCGGCCGCGGCAACGACGGCGTGGCGTTCGATCCGGCCACGCACCGCATATACGCCGCCAACGGGCTGGACGCCGACCTGATGGTGATCGACCAGCAGAGCCCCGACCGCTACCGCCTGGAGCAGGCCGTAACCACCCGTCCGATGGCGCGCACGCTGGCGCTCGATCCGCAGCGCGGCCGCGTCTACCTGGTCGCCGCCGAGGGGGGCGTCGATCCGGCAAGGAAGGTAGATACCGCGGTGGCGCCGTTCTATCCGAACTTCTATTTCGACAATAGCTTCACCGTACTGACCTACCGAGAGAACTGA
- a CDS encoding beta-glucosidase yields the protein MALHKTRIASLIGIALLAFGGTCAAANASGDARPWMNAKLTPDQRADLVLKAMTQDEKFRLIRVDFGDTENGHVMAPGALGSAGYGPAIARLGLPAIQESDAGLGVAKPHKLGATALPSGLATAASFDPAIAREGGAMIGGEAHRRGFNVMLAGGVDLVRDPRNGRNFEYAGEDPLLAGVIAGNAIAGIQSQHLVSTIKHYALNDLETDRTTLSANIDKAAARESDLLAFEIAIATGHPGSVMCSYNRINAVYACEDDWLLNQVLKRDWHYPGFVMSDWGAVHSAAKSALAGLDQESAGETFDKEVYFDQPLRAAVASGQVPQSRIDDMARRILRSLFAAGVIDHPAKQSPIDFAADRKVAQRAEEAGAVLLRNQDALLPLSTVQSVAVIGGHADKGVLTGGGSSAVQSPQGNAVPGLPPSEWPGPRIYQPSAPLVAIRHRAHGTVSYASGEDIAAAAKLAAQSKVAVVFVEQWVAESFDTPHLALSGNQDALVATVAKANPHTIVVLENNGPVAMPWLDKAGAVLEAWYPGAAGGEAIARLLYGEVDPSGRLPLTWPRDESQLPRPAIPGAGLASIGLTPQGQPAQDVDYNIEGADVGYRWYQRQQLEPLFPFGYGLTYTHFDYSGFNPHVENGKLTASFTVTNRGARTGVDVPQLYVTLPGLNNARRLAAWCRVSLKPGQSAHLTAIADPRLLAKFDGKSQHWQQPAGDYQLQLGHSATSFQGEGKVTLTAVSWGADASPPGAPQPCVTDNR from the coding sequence ATGGCACTTCACAAGACCCGCATTGCTTCCTTGATCGGCATCGCCCTGCTGGCCTTCGGCGGGACATGCGCCGCCGCGAACGCAAGCGGCGACGCGCGCCCGTGGATGAACGCCAAACTGACGCCCGACCAGCGCGCCGACCTCGTGCTGAAGGCGATGACGCAGGACGAGAAATTCCGCCTGATCCGCGTCGACTTCGGCGACACCGAGAACGGCCACGTCATGGCGCCGGGCGCACTGGGTTCGGCCGGCTACGGTCCTGCGATCGCGCGGCTGGGCCTGCCGGCCATCCAGGAAAGCGACGCCGGCCTCGGCGTAGCCAAGCCGCACAAGCTTGGCGCCACCGCCCTGCCCTCGGGCCTGGCCACCGCGGCCAGCTTCGATCCGGCGATCGCCCGTGAAGGCGGCGCGATGATAGGCGGCGAGGCGCACCGCCGCGGCTTCAACGTGATGCTGGCCGGCGGCGTGGACCTGGTGCGTGACCCGCGCAACGGCCGCAATTTCGAATACGCGGGCGAGGACCCGCTGCTGGCCGGCGTGATCGCCGGCAACGCCATCGCCGGCATCCAGAGCCAGCACCTCGTCTCCACCATCAAGCACTACGCGCTCAACGACCTGGAAACCGACCGCACCACGCTGAGCGCGAACATCGACAAGGCCGCCGCGCGCGAGTCCGACCTGCTCGCCTTCGAGATCGCCATCGCCACCGGCCACCCGGGCTCGGTGATGTGCTCCTACAACCGCATCAACGCGGTATATGCCTGCGAGGACGACTGGCTGCTCAACCAGGTGCTGAAGCGCGATTGGCACTACCCCGGCTTCGTGATGTCGGACTGGGGCGCGGTCCACAGCGCCGCGAAATCCGCGCTGGCCGGACTGGACCAGGAATCGGCCGGCGAGACCTTCGACAAGGAGGTGTACTTCGACCAGCCGCTGCGTGCCGCGGTGGCTTCCGGCCAGGTGCCGCAGTCGCGCATCGACGACATGGCCCGGCGCATCCTGCGCAGCCTGTTCGCAGCCGGCGTGATCGATCATCCCGCCAAGCAATCGCCCATCGACTTCGCCGCCGACCGCAAGGTGGCGCAGCGCGCCGAGGAAGCCGGCGCGGTGCTGCTGCGCAACCAGGACGCGTTGCTGCCGCTGTCCACCGTGCAGTCCGTGGCCGTGATCGGCGGTCATGCCGACAAGGGCGTGCTGACCGGCGGCGGTTCCTCCGCAGTGCAGTCGCCGCAAGGCAATGCGGTGCCGGGCCTGCCACCATCCGAATGGCCGGGCCCGCGCATCTACCAGCCGTCCGCACCGCTGGTCGCGATCAGGCACCGCGCGCACGGCACGGTGAGCTACGCCAGCGGCGAAGACATCGCCGCCGCCGCGAAGCTGGCGGCACAATCGAAAGTGGCCGTGGTGTTCGTCGAGCAGTGGGTGGCGGAAAGCTTCGACACGCCACACCTCGCCCTGTCGGGCAACCAGGATGCGCTGGTGGCAACGGTGGCGAAGGCCAACCCGCACACCATCGTGGTGCTGGAAAACAACGGCCCGGTCGCGATGCCGTGGCTGGACAAGGCCGGCGCCGTGCTGGAAGCGTGGTACCCCGGTGCGGCCGGCGGCGAGGCGATCGCGCGGCTGCTGTACGGCGAGGTCGATCCCTCCGGCCGCCTGCCGCTGACCTGGCCGCGCGACGAATCGCAACTGCCGCGCCCGGCCATCCCAGGCGCCGGCCTGGCGTCGATCGGCCTCACGCCGCAGGGCCAGCCGGCGCAGGACGTGGACTACAACATCGAAGGCGCCGACGTGGGCTACCGCTGGTACCAGCGCCAGCAGCTCGAACCGCTGTTCCCGTTCGGCTACGGCCTCACTTACACGCACTTCGACTACAGCGGCTTCAATCCGCATGTGGAAAACGGCAAGCTCACCGCCTCGTTCACCGTCACCAATCGCGGCGCACGAACCGGCGTGGACGTGCCGCAGCTCTACGTGACCCTGCCCGGTTTGAACAATGCACGGCGACTGGCCGCCTGGTGCCGCGTCAGCCTGAAGCCCGGCCAGTCCGCGCATCTCACAGCCATCGCCGACCCACGCCTGCTGGCGAAGTTCGACGGCAAGAGCCAGCACTGGCAGCAGCCCGCCGGCGACTACCAGCTGCAACTGGGCCACTCGGCGACCTCGTTCCAGGGCGAAGGCAAGGTGACGCTCACTGCAGTCTCCTGGGGCGCCGACGCATCGCCCCCGGGTGCACCTCAACCCTGTGTGACGGATAACCGCTGA
- a CDS encoding YncE family protein: MVRYAMLLATTLLAPPLLAQTTAPNYAQHLVDETLAAHPDIAIMAMHVTPPKQTVNVIIASNIGRIGKPADSDDMGVVNTGKPVLEVNKEGDHFEVEVPLKDVTDDTVGALSIVYPYAAGDDKAALAKKAEVVRDQLRRRISNVANLTQPYAFDSSVPTHTYAQQLVDQTMAAHPKLLILMLHIVPPGKSVNMVVGSSIGRIGKQADDDDMRAINTGIPNLEVNGHRFEVEARLLDASGKTIGAIGIVFPYKPGDDKDALKREGFAIRDELRKKIPSLAGLMQPVPAAKVADLHPTATLIGRSTGWKPGYSGDFDHFGYDLKGNRLWLAAEDHGTLELLNLRTGRHERTLTGVETPHAIIYLPKANRLIVTDSGKGMTKVFDATTYKVVSHIALEPGADSAELDPSTGHLYIVTGGKDVGMKDCFLNEVDPLTGHVYNKLRFDSDHTEAVKAEQHGNRLFVNVADHDEVDVVDKKTFKVIARWPLSGAKTNLSMALDEADHRLFVGTRSPSKLFVLNTDTGATVATLDAPATSDGLFWDSVRRRVYLPGGDGDLGVYQQVTPDLYATRPRIPSAVGAKSGIVVPELNRLYLAASPGEHGKGGEVLWFALGK; encoded by the coding sequence ATGGTTCGTTACGCAATGCTCCTGGCCACTACCCTGCTGGCGCCGCCGCTGCTGGCGCAGACGACCGCACCGAATTACGCCCAGCACCTGGTGGACGAAACGCTCGCCGCGCACCCGGACATCGCCATCATGGCGATGCACGTGACGCCGCCCAAGCAGACCGTCAACGTCATCATCGCCTCCAACATCGGCCGCATCGGCAAGCCGGCCGATTCCGACGACATGGGCGTGGTCAACACCGGCAAGCCGGTGCTGGAGGTGAACAAGGAGGGCGACCACTTCGAGGTCGAGGTGCCGCTGAAGGACGTCACCGATGACACGGTGGGCGCGCTGAGCATCGTCTATCCCTACGCCGCCGGCGACGACAAGGCCGCGCTGGCGAAGAAGGCCGAGGTGGTGCGCGATCAGCTGCGACGCCGCATCTCCAACGTCGCCAACCTGACTCAGCCCTACGCGTTCGACTCCAGCGTGCCTACCCACACCTATGCGCAACAACTGGTCGACCAGACCATGGCCGCGCATCCGAAGCTGCTGATCCTGATGCTGCACATCGTGCCGCCGGGCAAGAGCGTCAACATGGTGGTGGGTTCGAGCATCGGCCGCATCGGCAAGCAGGCCGACGACGACGACATGCGCGCCATCAACACCGGCATCCCCAACCTGGAGGTCAACGGCCACCGCTTCGAGGTGGAGGCGCGCCTGCTCGACGCCAGCGGCAAGACCATCGGTGCGATAGGCATCGTGTTCCCGTACAAGCCGGGCGACGACAAGGATGCGCTGAAGCGCGAAGGGTTCGCGATCCGCGACGAACTGCGCAAGAAGATTCCCTCGCTTGCCGGGCTGATGCAGCCGGTGCCGGCGGCCAAGGTGGCCGACCTCCACCCCACTGCCACGCTGATCGGGCGCAGCACCGGCTGGAAGCCCGGCTACTCGGGCGACTTCGACCACTTCGGCTATGACCTGAAGGGCAACCGCCTGTGGCTGGCGGCGGAGGACCACGGCACGCTGGAGCTGCTCAACCTGCGCACCGGCCGGCATGAGCGCACCCTCACCGGCGTCGAGACGCCGCACGCGATCATCTACCTGCCCAAGGCCAACCGCCTGATCGTCACCGACAGCGGCAAGGGCATGACCAAGGTGTTCGACGCCACCACCTACAAGGTGGTCAGCCACATCGCCCTGGAGCCGGGTGCGGATTCGGCCGAGCTCGATCCTTCCACCGGCCATCTGTACATCGTCACTGGCGGCAAGGACGTGGGCATGAAGGACTGCTTCCTCAACGAGGTCGATCCGCTCACCGGGCATGTGTACAACAAGCTGCGCTTCGACTCCGATCACACCGAGGCGGTGAAGGCCGAGCAGCACGGCAACCGCCTGTTCGTGAATGTCGCCGACCACGACGAAGTGGACGTGGTGGACAAGAAGACCTTCAAGGTGATCGCACGCTGGCCGCTGAGCGGCGCGAAGACCAACCTGAGCATGGCGCTGGACGAGGCCGACCACCGCCTGTTCGTGGGCACCCGCAGCCCCAGCAAGCTGTTCGTGCTGAACACCGATACGGGCGCCACCGTAGCGACGCTCGATGCCCCGGCAACCTCGGACGGACTGTTCTGGGACAGCGTCAGGAGGCGCGTGTATCTGCCCGGCGGCGACGGCGACCTTGGCGTGTACCAGCAGGTGACGCCGGACCTTTATGCCACGCGGCCGCGCATTCCCAGCGCCGTCGGTGCGAAGTCCGGCATCGTGGTGCCGGAGCTGAACCGCCTCTACCTGGCCGCCTCGCCCGGCGAGCACGGCAAGGGCGGCGAAGTGCTCTGGTTCGCGCTGGGCAAGTAG
- a CDS encoding response regulator transcription factor, translating into MKILIVEDQQRLGQFLKQGLSECAYTVCWVGTCREARDALADTNYDVIILDLSLPDGDGLHLLAEWRRSGFNEAVLILSARDTVEDRIKGLDIGADDYLPKPFSFDELLAHVRSLLRRQSTVKQTVITHRCVRIDLLGHTVKLKEQPVDLTSREFALLEIFMQNAGRTLTRSYISERIWPGLADTNLLDVYMSRLRNKLEAGLGEPLFKTLRGVGYQLV; encoded by the coding sequence ATGAAAATTCTCATCGTCGAAGACCAGCAGCGCCTTGGCCAGTTTCTCAAGCAGGGGCTCAGCGAATGCGCCTACACGGTGTGCTGGGTCGGCACCTGCAGGGAGGCCCGTGATGCGCTGGCCGATACCAACTACGACGTGATCATCCTCGACCTGAGCCTGCCTGACGGCGATGGCCTGCATCTGCTCGCCGAGTGGCGCCGTTCGGGCTTCAACGAAGCGGTGCTGATCCTCAGCGCGCGCGACACGGTGGAGGACCGTATCAAGGGTCTGGACATCGGCGCCGACGATTACTTGCCCAAGCCTTTCAGCTTCGATGAGCTGCTGGCCCACGTGCGTTCCCTGTTGCGCCGCCAGTCGACGGTCAAGCAAACGGTCATCACCCACCGTTGCGTGCGAATCGACCTGCTCGGCCACACCGTCAAGCTGAAAGAGCAGCCGGTGGATCTGACCAGTCGCGAATTCGCTCTGCTGGAGATCTTCATGCAGAACGCGGGACGCACGCTTACGCGTTCGTACATTTCCGAGCGTATCTGGCCCGGGTTGGCCGACACCAACTTGCTGGATGTCTACATGAGCCGGCTGCGCAACAAGCTGGAAGCCGGCCTGGGCGAGCCGCTGTTCAAGACACTGCGAGGCGTCGGCTATCAGCTGGTATGA
- a CDS encoding TonB-dependent receptor plug domain-containing protein, with product MHDYPRKALFGALIIGLGLTGHAMAATPQSADAGTLTKQKQATTTATKSPKVANLNQVTVTGTLLPIDPNAAAVPVTTLDAGDLRQTGVSTNMLDALRKAIPAFAGRSNAGASNAQNRNQFTAGGSQVELRNLPTLVLVNGRRMALDGVAGLSGSKNFVDISQIPAAALERVDVLTDGASSLYGADAVGGVVNFILKRDYHGVTVGAHYGAADGGYKDRSAYVTFGGDIGPVNITATVSDARTSPLFQSARSFTSPMYGVVPGTGLPGVVAGGNYVLAPGLLTPPVPTGAAATAGSYAALSPSVYTTTSAAQLSKGFDYSKYAMLLQRQEHKNLVVNMTSQPFTEDQIEASGDLLISQNKVQSTAWAAAGQPFSHVTLTVPAGTPYNPLTTAATGVTFADMSRPKQVFDTTDAYRFSFGLKGNLPYSWTWHTSVDYSESKLTERDTNLIFTPNLARAVAGGYDSNGNAVADGAYGMVYGGYSIDNPLVLQPALNPFAVTGNPAAALANVLGTEMLHGDSKLYSWDAHAVGKLFELPAGQVNLAVGVSWRREEVSGHADPNGRVTDPVSGSTAGNDQNWSGGLFTDPFSHGRNVSAVYAETLIPITSSSMGIPGLHQFDLTAASRFEHYSDAGSKNSPKLGFRWEPFDNQLVLHGTFTKSFAAPPLYQAYGPFDTRPVTDRLIGIVFGSQYAVGNTFNGEDGVNPSLKPSTSMSRSIGFEFHPNFIKGLTLTADYSSITVRGFPGGADFTTIMQSVNALGSASRYFDSVSTGNFTNLGGTDPFGTPGSLKAFLTNPATGLPDPSKYSQLYVIDKFRNQSVLIEHSWMLGLDYDLPTAHYGTWEFSSKGMLFNSYKFQRFAGSSYQQYASNASNIGVFAGTLPKASFYSTLDWSYGNLDLMLANTYISYVNDAGAAGTLPGIRVPSYTVWDLHGSYTWTPEGLASDKSITLSLGVNNLDNKMPPIFPRAFTNQFTTSDIGTYSPIGRLIYGDVKVTF from the coding sequence ATGCACGACTATCCACGCAAGGCGCTGTTCGGCGCGCTGATCATCGGCCTCGGCCTGACCGGCCACGCCATGGCCGCGACGCCCCAAAGCGCAGACGCGGGCACGCTTACCAAGCAAAAGCAGGCGACCACCACGGCCACCAAATCGCCCAAGGTCGCCAATCTGAACCAGGTCACAGTGACCGGCACCTTGCTGCCGATCGATCCGAACGCCGCGGCCGTTCCAGTTACGACGCTCGATGCCGGCGATCTTCGCCAGACCGGTGTCTCGACCAACATGCTCGACGCCTTGCGCAAGGCCATTCCCGCCTTCGCCGGCCGCAGCAACGCGGGCGCGAGCAACGCGCAGAACCGCAACCAGTTCACCGCCGGCGGCTCGCAGGTCGAACTGCGCAACCTGCCGACGCTGGTGCTGGTCAACGGCCGGCGTATGGCGCTGGATGGGGTCGCCGGCCTGAGCGGCAGCAAGAACTTCGTCGACATCAGCCAGATCCCGGCCGCCGCGCTGGAGCGGGTCGACGTGCTCACCGACGGCGCTTCCTCGCTCTACGGTGCCGACGCCGTCGGCGGCGTGGTGAACTTCATCCTCAAGCGCGACTACCACGGCGTGACGGTCGGCGCGCATTACGGCGCGGCGGACGGTGGCTACAAGGATCGCTCGGCCTACGTGACGTTCGGCGGCGACATCGGTCCGGTGAACATCACGGCCACCGTCAGCGATGCGAGGACCAGCCCACTTTTCCAGAGTGCACGCTCGTTCACCAGCCCGATGTACGGCGTCGTTCCAGGCACGGGCCTGCCGGGCGTCGTCGCTGGCGGCAACTACGTGCTGGCGCCCGGGCTGCTCACGCCGCCCGTGCCGACCGGCGCCGCCGCGACCGCCGGCAGCTACGCGGCCCTGTCGCCGAGCGTCTACACAACCACCAGCGCGGCACAGCTATCCAAGGGATTCGACTATTCCAAATACGCCATGCTCCTGCAGCGGCAGGAGCACAAGAACCTCGTCGTGAACATGACCTCGCAGCCTTTCACCGAGGACCAGATCGAGGCCTCCGGCGACCTGTTGATCTCGCAGAACAAGGTCCAATCAACCGCCTGGGCGGCTGCGGGCCAACCCTTCTCCCATGTCACGCTGACCGTTCCGGCCGGCACGCCCTACAACCCGCTGACCACCGCCGCGACGGGCGTGACCTTCGCCGACATGTCGCGACCCAAGCAGGTGTTCGACACCACCGATGCCTATCGCTTCTCCTTCGGACTCAAGGGCAACCTGCCCTACTCCTGGACCTGGCATACCAGCGTCGATTACAGCGAGAGCAAGCTGACGGAGCGCGACACCAACCTGATTTTTACGCCCAATCTGGCGCGGGCCGTCGCCGGCGGATACGACTCCAACGGCAACGCGGTGGCAGACGGCGCCTACGGCATGGTCTACGGCGGCTATTCGATCGACAACCCGCTCGTGCTGCAGCCGGCGCTCAATCCGTTCGCGGTGACCGGCAACCCGGCGGCCGCGCTGGCCAACGTGCTCGGCACGGAGATGCTGCACGGCGACAGCAAGCTCTACTCCTGGGATGCGCACGCCGTCGGCAAACTGTTCGAGCTGCCTGCGGGGCAGGTAAACCTCGCCGTCGGTGTCAGCTGGCGGCGTGAAGAGGTTTCCGGCCATGCCGACCCGAATGGTCGCGTCACCGATCCTGTCAGCGGCTCCACCGCCGGCAACGACCAGAACTGGAGCGGCGGCCTGTTCACCGATCCCTTCAGTCACGGCCGCAACGTGAGCGCGGTGTACGCCGAGACGTTGATCCCGATCACCTCGAGCAGCATGGGCATCCCCGGCCTGCACCAATTCGACCTCACCGCCGCCAGTCGCTTCGAGCACTACAGTGACGCCGGCAGCAAGAACTCGCCGAAGCTCGGCTTCCGCTGGGAGCCCTTCGACAACCAGCTCGTGCTTCATGGCACCTTTACGAAGTCCTTCGCCGCGCCACCGCTTTATCAGGCCTACGGGCCATTCGACACCCGCCCGGTGACCGACCGCCTCATCGGCATCGTGTTCGGGTCGCAATACGCCGTCGGAAACACCTTCAACGGCGAAGACGGCGTCAACCCGTCGCTCAAGCCATCCACCTCGATGTCGCGCTCCATCGGTTTCGAATTCCATCCGAACTTCATCAAGGGCCTGACGCTCACCGCGGACTATTCTTCGATCACCGTGCGCGGTTTCCCGGGTGGCGCGGACTTCACCACCATCATGCAATCGGTCAACGCGTTGGGTTCGGCGTCGCGCTACTTCGACAGCGTCAGCACGGGCAACTTCACCAACCTCGGCGGTACCGATCCCTTCGGGACCCCGGGCTCGCTGAAGGCGTTCCTCACCAATCCGGCCACCGGCCTGCCCGATCCGAGCAAGTATTCACAGCTCTACGTCATCGACAAATTCCGCAACCAGAGCGTGTTGATCGAGCACTCCTGGATGCTGGGACTGGATTACGATCTTCCCACGGCGCATTACGGAACCTGGGAGTTCTCCAGCAAGGGGATGCTGTTCAACTCGTACAAGTTCCAGCGCTTCGCAGGCAGCTCATACCAGCAGTACGCCAGCAACGCCAGCAACATCGGCGTGTTCGCCGGGACGCTGCCGAAGGCAAGCTTCTACTCGACGCTCGACTGGTCCTACGGAAACCTGGACCTCATGCTGGCGAATACCTACATCTCCTACGTCAATGACGCGGGCGCCGCCGGCACCCTCCCGGGTATCCGGGTGCCGAGCTATACCGTGTGGGATCTGCACGGTTCGTACACTTGGACGCCCGAGGGCTTGGCGAGCGACAAGAGCATCACGCTGTCGCTTGGCGTGAACAACCTCGACAACAAAATGCCACCGATCTTCCCGCGCGCCTTCACCAACCAGTTCACCACCAGCGATATC
- a CDS encoding HAMP domain-containing sensor histidine kinase: MKSIGARITFWFVLSVTLTLACLFTAGYHLLQGYMIHDLDLLNATEFRQIKARLGPDYATLNPATIDERIRQTTEYASVLFYISIDAPGHGNLFRSKNLAGNPLPDVKDKRVFNGKMPGVGELRIAEFLLPPFDVSIGTPVGQMQRAMVAYTEVSLALLLGMILASMVIGLGLSRMMLRPVRLIGETANRIRSDNLTERISVTGIDDEISDLARLLNQMFDRLESSFNQVRQFSAEVSHELKTPLSLVRLHAEKLLVDGNLSSAQEDAVQVQLEELARINQMVDELLFLSRAEAQGIHMNLVVQNPHRFLQSFEQDVCALAEHQGRRLRCTCRGEGWVAFEERWLRQVVLNILTNALRASPPGGLITLRSEFVPRYWRVSIEDEGPGLTRDQCERAFERFVRFHQSSEEDRGSGLGLAICRSIIQLHNGRIYAEPRAEGGGLRVVFELPASDERVQNVA, from the coding sequence ATGAAATCGATCGGGGCGCGCATCACGTTCTGGTTCGTGCTGAGCGTCACGCTCACGCTGGCCTGCCTGTTCACTGCCGGCTATCACCTGCTTCAGGGCTACATGATTCATGACCTGGATCTGCTGAACGCCACTGAATTCCGGCAGATAAAGGCACGTCTGGGGCCGGACTACGCGACGTTGAACCCGGCGACTATCGACGAGCGGATCCGCCAGACCACGGAATACGCATCGGTGCTCTTCTACATCAGCATTGATGCGCCAGGGCATGGCAACCTTTTCCGTTCCAAGAACCTGGCCGGCAACCCGTTGCCTGACGTGAAGGACAAACGGGTCTTCAATGGCAAGATGCCCGGTGTCGGCGAATTGCGCATCGCAGAGTTCTTGCTGCCGCCGTTCGACGTCAGCATCGGTACACCGGTGGGCCAGATGCAGCGCGCCATGGTGGCCTATACCGAAGTCAGCCTGGCGCTGCTATTAGGCATGATCCTGGCCAGCATGGTGATCGGACTGGGACTTTCCCGCATGATGCTGCGTCCGGTTCGACTGATCGGCGAGACAGCCAACCGCATACGCTCCGACAACCTTACCGAACGCATCAGCGTCACCGGTATCGACGATGAGATTTCCGATCTAGCCCGGCTGTTGAACCAGATGTTCGACCGGCTCGAGTCCTCCTTCAATCAAGTTCGCCAGTTCAGCGCCGAGGTGTCCCACGAGCTCAAGACGCCCCTGTCACTGGTGCGACTGCATGCCGAAAAACTGCTGGTCGACGGCAACCTGAGTTCGGCGCAGGAGGATGCCGTGCAGGTGCAGCTGGAAGAGCTGGCGCGCATCAACCAGATGGTGGATGAGTTGCTGTTTCTCTCGCGCGCCGAGGCTCAGGGTATCCACATGAATCTTGTCGTGCAGAATCCGCACCGCTTTCTGCAGAGCTTCGAACAGGATGTCTGCGCCTTGGCTGAGCACCAGGGACGACGCCTGCGCTGCACGTGTCGCGGCGAAGGTTGGGTCGCGTTCGAGGAACGCTGGCTGCGGCAGGTCGTCCTCAACATTCTTACCAACGCCCTGCGGGCCTCGCCGCCAGGCGGCTTGATCACACTGCGGTCGGAATTTGTACCTCGTTACTGGCGCGTCAGCATTGAGGATGAGGGGCCGGGCCTGACCCGTGATCAGTGCGAGCGTGCCTTCGAACGCTTCGTGCGCTTCCACCAGAGCAGCGAGGAAGATCGTGGTAGCGGCTTGGGCCTGGCCATCTGTCGCAGCATCATCCAGCTGCACAACGGGCGCATCTATGCGGAGCCGCGCGCAGAGGGTGGGGGCTTGCGTGTGGTGTTCGAACTGCCTGCGAGCGACGAGCGTGTACAGAATGTTGCGTAA